In the Staphylococcus condimenti genome, one interval contains:
- a CDS encoding two-component system regulatory protein YycI has protein sequence MNWKYAKTLFIFVFIIINISLAIMYVNKINKSHINDVEDTNEVDFKQEEITIPKELPDVRGIKTQLITGRSKDFKDYAKSKSNVKAEDGGNLAAGTIEPPISASSDQVTSLKGYMKKNIYKGEYYQLYNTSEHEAVFEQTYHGLPIMNNEKARLKFKINDNEETNGYRQRAIAEIGPSKGENNQEKQVVSARKAIEALYYNRYLKRNDAVTSVRLGYYSVVKETNVQVFQANWEIKVNHADSKDDKTYYVEATSKNPKIIVR, from the coding sequence ATGAACTGGAAATATGCTAAGACGCTCTTTATCTTCGTTTTCATTATCATTAATATAAGCTTAGCCATTATGTATGTGAACAAAATCAATAAATCGCATATTAATGACGTAGAAGATACCAATGAAGTCGATTTTAAACAAGAAGAAATTACGATTCCTAAAGAATTGCCGGATGTACGCGGGATTAAAACACAATTGATTACTGGACGCTCTAAGGACTTTAAAGATTACGCAAAATCGAAATCAAACGTTAAAGCAGAAGATGGCGGCAACCTCGCTGCAGGTACCATTGAACCGCCGATTAGTGCTTCTTCAGACCAGGTAACATCCTTAAAAGGCTATATGAAAAAGAACATCTATAAAGGTGAATATTATCAACTCTATAATACGAGTGAACATGAAGCGGTATTCGAACAAACATATCACGGTTTGCCTATCATGAATAATGAAAAAGCCAGACTGAAATTTAAGATCAATGATAATGAAGAGACTAATGGTTACCGCCAAAGAGCAATTGCAGAGATTGGTCCTTCTAAGGGAGAAAATAACCAAGAAAAACAAGTCGTGAGTGCACGTAAAGCAATCGAAGCTTTATATTACAATCGTTACTTAAAACGCAATGATGCAGTTACAAGTGTACGCTTGGGTTATTATTCAGTCGTAAAAGAAACAAATGTACAAGTTTTCCAAGCGAACTGGGAAATTAAAGTCAATCATGCAGATTCAAAAGATGATAAGACATACTATGTAGAAGCGACTTCAAAAAATCCTAAAATTATTGTGAGATAA
- a CDS encoding MBL fold metallo-hydrolase, whose translation MNRLIRMSVLASGSTGNATYVESDKGSLLVDVGLTGKKMEELFGKIDRNIEDLNGILVTHEHVDHIKGLGVLARKYKLPIYANEKTWKAIEKKDSKIPMDQKFIFNPYETHSLGGFDIESFNVSHDAIDPQFYIFHNDYKKFTMITDTGYVSDRMKGMIRGSDAFMFESNHDVDMLRMCRYPWKTKQRILGDMGHVSNEDAAMAMCDVITGSTKRIYLSHLSRDNNMKDLARMSVGQVLNQHDIDTDKEVLLCDTDKAEPTPIYTI comes from the coding sequence GTGAATCGCTTGATACGTATGAGCGTACTTGCGAGTGGCAGTACAGGCAATGCCACTTATGTTGAAAGTGATAAAGGAAGCCTGCTCGTTGACGTCGGTTTAACTGGCAAGAAGATGGAAGAGCTCTTTGGCAAGATTGATAGAAATATTGAAGATTTAAATGGTATTCTTGTGACGCATGAACATGTGGATCACATTAAAGGACTTGGCGTATTAGCCCGTAAATATAAGTTGCCTATTTATGCGAATGAAAAGACATGGAAAGCGATTGAAAAGAAAGACAGTAAGATTCCGATGGATCAAAAGTTCATCTTTAATCCTTATGAAACACATTCACTTGGTGGATTTGATATTGAATCGTTTAATGTCTCTCATGATGCGATTGATCCGCAATTTTATATCTTCCATAATGATTATAAGAAATTTACGATGATAACAGACACAGGTTATGTGTCAGACCGTATGAAAGGTATGATTCGCGGCAGTGATGCGTTTATGTTCGAAAGTAATCATGATGTGGATATGCTGCGTATGTGCCGTTACCCATGGAAAACAAAACAGCGTATCTTAGGCGATATGGGACATGTGTCAAATGAAGATGCGGCGATGGCGATGTGTGATGTGATTACAGGCAGCACGAAACGGATTTATCTTTCTCACTTGTCTCGTGATAATAACATGAAAGACTTAGCACGTATGAGTGTAGGACAAGTCTTGAATCAACATGATATTGATACGGATAAAGAAGTGTTGCTGTGCGATACGGATAAAGCTGAACCGACACCGATTTATACGATTTAA
- the rlmH gene encoding 23S rRNA (pseudouridine(1915)-N(3))-methyltransferase RlmH — protein MKITILVVGKLKEKYWKQAIAEYQKRLGAYTKIEIIEVPDEKAPENMSDKEVEQVKEKEGRRLLAKIKPQSTVITLEIQGNMLTSEGLAKNLQQRMVQGQSDFTFVIGGSNGLHQDVLDRSNYALSFSKMTFPHQMMRVILLEQVYRAFKIMRGEAYHK, from the coding sequence ATGAAAATTACAATTTTAGTTGTTGGTAAGTTAAAAGAAAAATACTGGAAACAAGCGATTGCAGAATATCAAAAGCGTTTAGGTGCCTATACTAAAATCGAAATTATTGAAGTACCTGATGAAAAAGCGCCAGAAAATATGAGTGATAAAGAAGTAGAGCAAGTTAAAGAAAAAGAAGGGCGACGCCTGCTAGCAAAAATTAAACCGCAATCTACAGTCATTACATTAGAAATACAAGGTAATATGTTAACTTCTGAAGGTTTAGCAAAGAATTTGCAGCAACGTATGGTGCAGGGACAAAGCGATTTTACTTTTGTAATTGGAGGATCAAACGGTCTACATCAAGATGTGTTAGACAGAAGTAACTATGCCCTCTCATTCAGTAAGATGACTTTTCCACATCAAATGATGCGTGTGATATTGCTGGAACAAGTATATAGAGCATTTAAGATAATGAGAGGAGAAGCATATCATAAATGA
- a CDS encoding AAA family ATPase: MRKLYNLKKFLNIYATKDIELINTYIESDYLPLKENEIEDLKSLISLLALSYKDFEGFFLSYKVPYIGHEMDLLKVVDNAILNIELKSQSEFIKINKQQKHNYFYLKTLNKHVDIITYNNQEGKFYKYCQETEESIEISVGEVREKFCELSEEKFISDIDYLFKPSNFLISPFNDTDKFLKGQYYLTAEQEEIKKEIMNHQGTIAIIEGRPGTGKSLLLYDIARTLKRDFNILMIHCALLNEGHEEMIEKNWNIKSAHKNWVYDEVYYEGKDYIFIDESHRFYPGQLDHVLSIAIKKDIKVITTIDPLQYLKDNENDFENLERLKSYTDTYYKKMGNKIRSNPEISSFIKSIFNLRNKHMFKYENISIEYLSNRDDWISYLQSLKKRGWTYLSFTKSKDEISYHKYCPTNSYFNTHRIIGQEFNKVAVILDEGFQYKNGYLGYYGEYYYNPRQMLFQNLTRAREKIKIIIINNIDLYKNVNKIITKSFDKNEVSFKFFVPELNNDKLKSFYGKVLGFELKDNQKSTPGKRKICFQVGETNLSFYEKEDVLKYSECEIEIVVSNLNDFKERILKEDIVLISDYQDKKIKYITFNDPLKNNLKLIEYT, from the coding sequence ATGAGAAAATTATATAATCTGAAAAAGTTCTTGAATATTTATGCTACTAAAGATATAGAATTAATTAATACATATATAGAGTCTGATTATTTACCTCTTAAAGAAAATGAAATTGAGGATTTGAAATCATTAATAAGTCTTTTGGCATTAAGTTATAAAGATTTTGAAGGTTTTTTTCTTAGTTACAAAGTTCCATATATTGGTCATGAGATGGACTTATTGAAAGTTGTGGATAATGCTATTTTAAATATAGAATTAAAAAGTCAATCTGAGTTCATAAAAATAAATAAACAACAAAAGCATAACTACTTTTATCTTAAGACATTAAATAAACATGTAGACATTATAACTTATAATAATCAAGAAGGAAAATTTTATAAATATTGTCAAGAAACTGAAGAATCAATAGAAATAAGCGTAGGTGAAGTAAGAGAGAAATTTTGTGAACTTTCTGAAGAAAAATTTATTTCAGATATTGATTATTTATTCAAACCTTCTAATTTTTTAATATCACCTTTTAATGATACTGATAAATTTTTAAAAGGACAATATTATTTAACAGCAGAGCAAGAAGAAATAAAAAAAGAAATTATGAATCATCAAGGTACTATTGCTATTATTGAGGGAAGACCTGGTACGGGTAAGTCACTGTTATTATACGATATAGCTAGAACGCTTAAACGTGATTTTAATATATTAATGATACATTGTGCATTGCTAAATGAAGGGCACGAGGAAATGATTGAAAAAAATTGGAATATTAAAAGTGCTCATAAAAACTGGGTATATGATGAAGTTTATTATGAAGGAAAAGATTATATTTTTATTGATGAATCTCATAGATTCTATCCTGGTCAATTGGATCATGTACTAAGTATTGCAATTAAAAAAGATATCAAGGTGATAACAACTATAGATCCTCTTCAGTATCTTAAAGATAACGAAAATGATTTTGAAAATTTAGAACGTTTAAAAAGTTATACTGATACTTATTATAAAAAAATGGGTAACAAAATTAGATCTAATCCAGAAATATCATCTTTCATTAAAAGTATTTTTAATTTAAGAAATAAACATATGTTTAAATATGAAAATATTTCTATTGAATATTTATCTAATAGAGATGATTGGATATCTTATTTACAAAGTTTGAAAAAAAGGGGATGGACATATTTATCTTTTACGAAAAGCAAAGATGAAATTAGTTATCATAAATATTGTCCAACTAATAGTTATTTCAATACGCATAGAATTATAGGGCAAGAATTTAATAAAGTTGCTGTTATATTAGATGAAGGATTTCAGTACAAAAATGGATACTTAGGATACTACGGAGAGTATTACTATAATCCTAGACAAATGTTATTTCAAAATTTGACGAGAGCTAGAGAAAAAATAAAAATTATAATTATTAACAATATAGATTTATATAAAAATGTGAATAAAATTATAACTAAATCTTTTGATAAAAATGAGGTGTCTTTTAAATTTTTTGTACCTGAACTTAATAATGATAAATTAAAGTCATTTTATGGTAAAGTTTTAGGTTTTGAATTGAAAGATAATCAAAAAAGCACACCTGGAAAAAGAAAGATATGTTTTCAAGTAGGTGAAACAAATTTAAGCTTTTATGAAAAAGAAGATGTTCTTAAATACAGTGAATGTGAAATCGAAATAGTGGTAAGTAATTTGAATGATTTCAAAGAGAGAATATTAAAGGAAGATATAGTTTTGATTAGTGATTACCAAGATAAAAAAATTAAATATATCACTTTTAATGACCCGTTAAAAAACAATTTAAAATTAATAGAATACACATAA
- a CDS encoding MFS transporter, producing MDFWLTKKGRVLEIMVLAFITVFGIGSQYFSNLAYSLNQGILQTSFGIGSQYLIIPSVIGNFAFALGVPLGHTLTHKFGFKRNYLFFVFLFLIGSIIGLFSFDLVILSIAKAIQSFSTGVLFFTLLPKLFVNFPRRYRNVFLFMVIVGLFGANALGGLSGSLSLELDKWQWVFIINIISAVLCLIIGYFLLTKEEHHQTSDIHISKPMITTLILGTLALLLPMSVLTQKGWSSLWVWPLLLLALLFIVNFVISNKAAEHPVVHFKSLLTKKPLVGAVMAISSHLTLLAGIAGINVYILRILKLPFSISLRFYICFFIGVIITGLLKMFFYSAVGAGFLGVLGSTALLYVSVHWIILENTVNVPLLYIQGFLLGFGASMTLVSGAMATLLDGDLLKASQRSQTMHTLRNYSAAMLVPIIAYMMKNNIQKGTQSLYGEDISNPLIYMKKMQDVAINADHKVFFLMIIFNITMLVSSIIQMILGKGRRITPAKPPKDVKLHLGNQSLHSQ from the coding sequence ATGGATTTTTGGTTAACAAAAAAAGGGCGTGTACTAGAAATTATGGTACTTGCCTTTATTACTGTGTTTGGCATTGGTTCCCAATATTTTTCAAATTTAGCATATAGTCTAAATCAAGGTATACTTCAAACTTCATTTGGAATCGGCTCTCAATATCTTATTATTCCTTCAGTTATAGGCAATTTTGCATTTGCGCTCGGTGTTCCTCTTGGCCATACACTTACTCACAAATTCGGCTTTAAACGTAATTATTTATTTTTCGTTTTTTTATTTTTGATTGGATCTATTATAGGTTTGTTTTCTTTCGATTTAGTTATTTTATCCATCGCTAAAGCTATACAAAGTTTTAGTACAGGAGTATTATTCTTTACTTTATTACCTAAACTATTTGTCAATTTTCCAAGAAGATATCGTAATGTTTTCTTGTTCATGGTCATTGTCGGTTTATTCGGGGCTAACGCTTTAGGTGGTTTGTCTGGCAGCTTGTCGCTAGAATTAGATAAATGGCAATGGGTGTTCATAATTAACATTATTTCAGCAGTGCTATGTTTAATCATCGGTTATTTTTTATTAACAAAAGAAGAACATCATCAAACATCTGATATTCATATTAGTAAACCAATGATTACGACACTTATCTTAGGCACCTTAGCATTACTTCTTCCTATGTCAGTCTTAACGCAAAAAGGTTGGAGTTCACTATGGGTGTGGCCGTTATTGCTTTTAGCTTTACTATTTATTGTCAACTTTGTTATTTCTAATAAGGCAGCTGAACATCCAGTAGTGCACTTTAAATCTTTATTGACCAAGAAACCCCTTGTCGGTGCAGTAATGGCGATTTCTTCTCATTTAACTTTATTAGCTGGAATTGCTGGAATTAATGTTTATATTTTGCGTATTTTGAAACTGCCTTTTTCAATCTCACTTAGATTTTATATCTGTTTTTTCATCGGAGTTATTATTACAGGGCTTTTGAAAATGTTCTTCTATAGCGCAGTTGGTGCTGGATTCTTAGGTGTTCTAGGATCAACGGCATTGTTATATGTGAGTGTGCATTGGATTATCTTAGAAAACACAGTTAATGTTCCGCTTCTTTATATCCAAGGTTTCTTGTTAGGGTTCGGCGCAAGCATGACTTTAGTAAGTGGTGCTATGGCAACCTTATTAGATGGTGATTTATTAAAAGCCTCTCAGCGCTCGCAAACAATGCATACATTACGTAACTATAGTGCGGCTATGTTAGTTCCTATCATTGCGTATATGATGAAAAATAATATCCAAAAAGGAACGCAATCTTTATATGGTGAAGATATTTCTAATCCTTTAATCTATATGAAGAAAATGCAAGATGTAGCCATCAATGCCGATCACAAAGTATTTTTCTTAATGATTATTTTTAATATTACGATGCTCGTTTCTTCTATTATTCAAATGATTTTAGGAAAAGGTAGACGTATTACGCCAGCGAAACCTCCTAAAGATGTTAAGTTGCATTTAGGAAATCAATCGTTACATTCTCAATGA
- a CDS encoding pyridoxal phosphate-dependent decarboxylase family protein, whose amino-acid sequence MEFNENNIDLETIIKDEVNKYLTRDVGDLPATQQAPLELREKYEKMEVPNKGRDIYEVLKDLNNEVLNYLYRPNHPRSFSFIPGPASRLSWLGDILTTANNIHASNFANATLPINIERNLINYLAGKIGYEIKPACGVFVSGGSMANLTAVVAARDAQVEMEDIKKATVYLTSQTHHSVGKALHVAGFLKKNIRRIEYNDDFTMNTDSLKAAIEKDIEEGYKPAIVIATAGTTNTGSVDDFTAIADICDEYNLWLHVDGAYGLSHILSDDAQHLFKDINRSDSASWDAHKLLFQTYSCAMVIVKEKNHLLQSFGEDAEYLDDISSDDDVIDPEMLGIELTRPARALKLWITLQVIGEDEIIERIKYGERLAEYAEEYVTSLDNWRIISHANLSIVNFRYENSDLTETQNNHLNSMAAQKIADSGYAIAYTTVLNNQCVIRLCTTNPLTTHDDIRETINRLDQYINGYEMKNA is encoded by the coding sequence ATGGAATTCAACGAAAACAATATCGACTTAGAAACAATTATCAAAGATGAAGTCAATAAATATTTGACTAGAGATGTTGGTGATTTACCTGCAACTCAACAGGCACCACTCGAATTAAGAGAGAAATATGAAAAAATGGAAGTTCCAAATAAAGGTCGAGATATATACGAAGTGCTGAAAGATTTAAACAATGAAGTATTAAACTATTTATATCGTCCGAACCATCCACGTTCATTTTCATTTATACCAGGTCCAGCCTCTCGTTTATCATGGCTAGGAGATATTTTGACTACTGCTAATAATATCCATGCTTCAAACTTTGCCAATGCCACTTTACCTATTAATATAGAACGTAATTTAATTAATTACTTAGCAGGTAAAATAGGATATGAAATTAAACCTGCATGCGGTGTATTTGTATCTGGTGGTTCTATGGCAAATTTAACTGCGGTTGTAGCAGCTAGAGATGCGCAAGTAGAAATGGAAGATATTAAAAAAGCAACAGTATATTTAACTTCTCAAACACACCATTCTGTTGGAAAAGCATTACATGTCGCAGGTTTTCTCAAAAAGAATATCCGCAGAATAGAGTATAATGATGATTTCACAATGAATACTGACAGTTTAAAAGCAGCAATTGAAAAGGATATTGAAGAAGGTTATAAACCTGCTATTGTTATTGCGACTGCAGGCACTACCAATACAGGTTCGGTAGATGACTTTACAGCTATCGCCGATATCTGTGATGAATATAATCTTTGGTTACATGTAGATGGCGCTTATGGACTTTCACATATCTTATCAGATGATGCACAACACCTATTCAAAGATATTAACCGTTCAGATAGTGCAAGTTGGGATGCTCATAAATTACTTTTCCAAACTTATAGTTGCGCGATGGTAATTGTGAAAGAAAAAAATCATCTTCTTCAAAGTTTTGGGGAGGATGCTGAATACTTAGATGACATCTCCTCAGATGATGATGTAATTGATCCTGAAATGTTAGGTATTGAACTCACTCGCCCAGCACGTGCATTAAAATTATGGATTACACTTCAAGTGATTGGTGAAGATGAAATTATTGAACGTATTAAGTATGGAGAACGCTTAGCTGAATATGCTGAAGAATATGTAACAAGTCTTGATAACTGGCGTATCATTTCTCATGCAAATCTTTCAATCGTTAACTTTAGATATGAAAATAGCGATTTAACTGAAACACAAAATAATCACCTCAATAGTATGGCTGCTCAAAAAATTGCTGATTCTGGTTATGCGATAGCCTATACGACAGTATTAAATAATCAATGTGTCATCCGCTTATGTACGACAAATCCATTAACTACACATGATGACATCAGAGAAACCATTAATCGACTTGATCAGTATATTAATGGTTATGAAATGAAAAATGCTTAA
- the pbp4 gene encoding penicillin-binding protein PBP4 → MKKVLSIFISFLLLWTLFITPSTYAQQTPTEIAKQYHQTLDKQYNPKSAYVTTQQGQILYDYHGNQSIDPASTTKLITAYLVLEAIEQGKIKSSDSVKITPSYEKLAQLPNLTTFPLKNKQTYTVDQLLKQAMLESSNASTLVLADKVSGDTSKFTDNMNVKAKELGMNHSHFTNPSGANNFLIQQFAPKAYRSETYSRSTAQDMTILSRALIKKYPKILQYSSLKTDQQYGKKLTNTNLSLPSASDALNGAQGLKTGTSDNGYNLVLTTKRHNLRIDTTVMNVQPYPSEVSKHARQKIANALTEDAFKHYEYRKVISKGEHELDGKTYDVKQDLYDVVPKDKNKYKLKIENDKLRVDYPRQFLKGSHAPSVKVEHVVHWGKLLMGAVTMIGGVLLVSAIIYIVVKRRY, encoded by the coding sequence TTGAAAAAAGTTCTAAGCATTTTTATTTCGTTTTTATTGTTATGGACACTATTTATTACGCCAAGTACTTATGCACAACAGACCCCAACTGAAATTGCTAAACAGTATCATCAAACTCTAGATAAACAATACAATCCTAAAAGTGCATATGTCACTACACAACAAGGACAGATACTCTATGATTATCATGGAAACCAGAGTATTGATCCTGCTTCCACAACCAAATTAATAACAGCTTACTTAGTACTTGAAGCGATTGAACAAGGGAAAATTAAATCCTCTGACAGCGTTAAAATTACACCGAGTTATGAAAAACTAGCTCAATTACCAAACCTCACTACATTTCCTTTAAAAAATAAGCAAACATATACAGTCGACCAACTTCTTAAACAAGCAATGTTGGAATCGAGTAATGCATCAACACTTGTTCTAGCTGATAAAGTATCAGGTGATACATCTAAATTTACAGATAACATGAATGTAAAAGCTAAGGAATTAGGCATGAATCATTCACATTTTACAAATCCAAGTGGTGCTAACAATTTTTTAATCCAACAATTTGCACCTAAAGCTTATAGAAGCGAAACATACTCTCGCAGTACTGCTCAAGATATGACAATCCTTTCAAGAGCACTAATTAAGAAATATCCAAAGATACTTCAATATTCCAGTTTGAAAACTGATCAGCAATATGGAAAGAAATTAACGAATACAAACTTATCGCTTCCATCTGCTTCGGATGCTTTAAATGGTGCTCAAGGTTTAAAAACTGGTACAAGTGACAATGGTTATAACTTAGTTCTCACAACTAAACGCCACAATTTGCGCATTGATACGACTGTAATGAATGTGCAGCCTTATCCGAGTGAAGTTTCAAAACATGCACGCCAAAAAATAGCGAATGCTTTAACTGAAGATGCATTCAAACATTATGAATATCGTAAAGTTATCAGCAAAGGTGAACATGAATTGGACGGAAAAACTTATGATGTCAAACAAGATTTATATGATGTTGTACCGAAGGATAAAAATAAATACAAATTGAAAATTGAAAATGATAAACTGCGTGTTGATTACCCACGCCAATTCTTAAAAGGTTCACATGCACCGAGTGTTAAAGTTGAACATGTTGTGCATTGGGGGAAATTATTAATGGGTGCCGTCACTATGATTGGCGGCGTTTTGTTAGTCTCTGCTATCATTTATATTGTAGTAAAACGTCGTTACTAA
- a CDS encoding trypsin-like serine peptidase, translated as MDIMAKKLKMEKLLYSSVLIVIIAGILLIFQNVQAQAAGVTTNVNPVSNQKVNQGQTSAIKPVNQTNTVNKANEIKTNYKNVPLTQSNQVNVTQNNQAVVQNKQNSVPTNKVVTTNAVPVKTTVVSRNEVQAKPQIKANQNIQTAPKVIQNKQPQKIAKAVNTKTKLVSQPVKKKSTTVATKPKQNNTIKVAAQKTNLKKTNVPVKTTKANTKKVQPAKKVTVNKKQLAPVNKKKVKQVAKPKQSKAIKAPSKTVKNKKTKSVSTKKVQFLAATTKSQPVKKATTTVTTQTKAKATPKPVPKVTPKPTTSNYYNQAPKRWPSNIPGSENVRDFGQTTYASGINDALKIMKASGNKGVTIEHTKAKEANIATVFNWNPTTKKLTYGTGTAIGKHTILTANHVVNDQQAHKPMSPSKIQNLKIDLLREGSKVARTVNVTGVKMMQYGDVTLLYTNEDLSKYMTIRKIAPESAITNIKANTPIHLYHYGLPSGNFKKDPMGTMYHSKGKYSMMARNVNPIGYYQMMAEPGSSGGAILNSKNEVLGVHAFRIASGEYQKYNLNTMAELRGNLRKEVIKNIK; from the coding sequence ATGGATATTATGGCTAAAAAATTAAAGATGGAGAAACTTCTTTATAGCAGTGTTTTAATAGTGATAATTGCAGGGATATTATTAATCTTTCAAAATGTACAAGCACAAGCTGCAGGAGTAACTACAAACGTTAATCCAGTATCCAATCAAAAAGTAAATCAGGGACAAACAAGTGCAATTAAGCCAGTGAATCAGACGAATACAGTAAACAAAGCAAATGAGATTAAAACAAATTACAAAAATGTGCCATTAACACAATCTAATCAGGTGAATGTTACTCAAAACAATCAAGCAGTGGTACAAAATAAACAAAATTCAGTACCAACCAACAAAGTAGTAACAACAAATGCTGTACCGGTCAAAACTACTGTCGTCTCAAGAAATGAAGTACAAGCAAAGCCTCAAATTAAAGCCAATCAAAATATCCAAACTGCTCCAAAAGTAATTCAAAACAAGCAACCTCAAAAAATAGCAAAAGCAGTCAATACTAAAACTAAATTGGTTTCGCAACCTGTTAAAAAGAAAAGTACAACAGTAGCAACAAAACCAAAACAAAATAATACAATCAAAGTTGCTGCCCAGAAAACAAACCTTAAAAAGACGAACGTACCAGTTAAGACAACAAAGGCTAATACGAAAAAGGTTCAACCAGCTAAAAAAGTAACAGTAAATAAAAAGCAACTAGCACCAGTTAACAAGAAAAAAGTAAAACAAGTAGCTAAGCCAAAACAAAGTAAAGCTATTAAAGCACCATCGAAAACTGTGAAAAATAAGAAGACAAAATCTGTATCTACGAAAAAGGTTCAATTTTTAGCAGCAACTACAAAAAGTCAACCTGTCAAAAAGGCAACAACTACAGTAACAACTCAGACTAAAGCTAAAGCGACACCAAAACCAGTACCAAAAGTTACGCCAAAACCGACAACAAGCAATTATTATAATCAAGCACCAAAACGTTGGCCTTCTAATATTCCTGGAAGTGAAAATGTCCGTGATTTCGGTCAAACTACTTATGCTTCTGGAATTAATGATGCCTTAAAGATTATGAAAGCTTCTGGCAATAAAGGTGTAACAATTGAACATACTAAAGCTAAAGAAGCTAATATTGCGACAGTATTTAATTGGAATCCGACTACTAAAAAACTTACTTATGGTACTGGAACAGCGATTGGCAAACATACTATATTAACAGCAAATCATGTGGTAAATGATCAACAAGCGCATAAACCGATGTCTCCTTCGAAAATCCAAAACTTAAAAATCGACTTATTGCGAGAAGGCTCAAAAGTGGCACGTACTGTAAATGTGACAGGAGTTAAAATGATGCAGTATGGTGATGTGACATTATTATATACAAATGAAGATCTTTCAAAATACATGACGATTCGTAAAATTGCACCTGAAAGTGCTATTACAAATATCAAAGCTAATACGCCTATTCACTTGTATCATTATGGTTTGCCTTCAGGTAACTTTAAAAAGGATCCTATGGGAACGATGTACCATTCTAAGGGTAAATATTCAATGATGGCACGTAATGTGAATCCTATCGGTTATTATCAAATGATGGCTGAACCCGGTTCTTCAGGAGGAGCAATTTTAAATAGTAAAAATGAAGTTTTAGGTGTACATGCTTTTAGAATTGCTTCAGGAGAGTACCAAAAGTACAATCTCAATACAATGGCAGAGCTAAGAGGTAATTTAAGAAAAGAAGTTATAAAAAATATAAAATAA